The following coding sequences lie in one Pontibacter sp. G13 genomic window:
- a CDS encoding YARHG domain-containing protein, with the protein MNQLVLPLGALMLLLAACGGTHTTTSFHTEPPAHFSFSSFSAAEPLSDPVTSPGDAEILARWNSLDSIYDAVPWAQLVGGDVWFHVAKGSGAKLLKENMKAWPANVKMGLVNLAGEEILPVEYDRIGELGSLEQGVVEVAKHGKVGLWNEDGAWQVPPTLDRIFPALGPQRPLQAQANGKTGILDGTGQLRTHNPNNLPAVWFQDPLTSNFHQHLTWEFSTRPFGDRLVLRSRFHLSADLGDGSFYFHIAPFYLADWEVIPATVSGEKTEFTLEGSSSTYQVEDGAVHISKVEQAWNSLKVLLADFDQYGINGRGYDSEKTVVVSFDGTGKSQDPLMLDNWTDQNCQERAETRFIQDTLVVFRIADFAEANPKYWMAPSYSFWKLQKDGTWQAMKSNRLFSYTAHVELNEQYFRGCFWGEEFRESQDLPGYRESYLSQHLDIEDLDIMRNEIFASYGYRFKSARWQQYFSQFSWYQPRYDDVNDRLSDLEKRNVQFILKYKAQMQGKEADFVNGEWSVWSDAG; encoded by the coding sequence ATGAATCAACTTGTCTTACCGCTCGGAGCGTTGATGCTTCTGCTGGCCGCATGTGGAGGAACACATACCACCACATCGTTTCATACTGAGCCGCCAGCTCACTTTTCCTTCTCATCATTTTCCGCTGCTGAGCCGCTTTCTGATCCCGTCACTTCTCCTGGGGATGCAGAAATTCTCGCTCGCTGGAATTCCTTGGATTCCATCTATGACGCCGTGCCTTGGGCGCAATTGGTCGGAGGTGATGTATGGTTCCATGTGGCCAAAGGCAGCGGAGCCAAATTGCTGAAGGAGAACATGAAAGCATGGCCTGCCAACGTGAAAATGGGATTGGTCAACTTGGCGGGGGAAGAGATTCTTCCTGTCGAATATGACAGAATCGGTGAACTGGGAAGTCTGGAGCAAGGGGTGGTCGAGGTTGCCAAACATGGAAAGGTCGGCCTCTGGAATGAAGATGGCGCTTGGCAAGTGCCTCCGACGTTGGATCGAATCTTTCCCGCTTTGGGACCGCAAAGGCCCCTCCAAGCACAGGCGAATGGCAAGACGGGCATCCTCGATGGAACCGGCCAGCTGCGCACACATAATCCCAATAACCTCCCGGCTGTCTGGTTTCAAGACCCGCTGACATCCAACTTCCACCAGCATCTTACTTGGGAATTCTCCACCCGACCGTTTGGGGATCGGTTGGTGTTGCGTTCCAGATTTCATCTGTCCGCTGATCTCGGTGATGGGTCGTTTTATTTTCACATTGCCCCATTTTACCTAGCAGATTGGGAGGTCATACCTGCTACTGTTTCGGGGGAAAAGACTGAATTCACGCTAGAAGGCTCGTCTTCGACCTATCAAGTCGAGGATGGGGCAGTGCACATATCCAAGGTTGAACAAGCTTGGAATTCCTTGAAGGTATTACTGGCTGATTTTGATCAGTATGGAATCAATGGGCGAGGATATGATTCCGAAAAAACGGTGGTGGTATCATTTGATGGGACAGGGAAAAGTCAAGATCCATTGATGCTCGATAACTGGACGGACCAAAATTGTCAGGAGCGTGCTGAGACTCGATTCATTCAGGATACGTTGGTTGTTTTTCGTATTGCGGATTTCGCGGAGGCAAATCCGAAATATTGGATGGCTCCAAGCTATTCATTTTGGAAGCTCCAGAAGGATGGGACTTGGCAAGCCATGAAGTCCAATCGATTGTTTTCCTACACAGCGCATGTGGAGCTGAATGAGCAATATTTTCGCGGATGTTTTTGGGGGGAGGAATTTCGCGAATCACAGGATCTCCCCGGGTACAGAGAGTCCTACCTGAGTCAGCATCTGGATATTGAAGATCTGGACATCATGCGCAATGAGATTTTTGCGAGTTATGGGTATCGTTTCAAGTCAGCGCGGTGGCAGCAATACTTCTCTCAATTCTCGTGGTATCAGCCGAGATACGACGATGTGAATGATCGGCTCTCTGACCTTGAAAAGCGCAATGTCCAATTCATCCTCAAGTACAAAGCCCAGATGCAGGGCAAGGAAGCCGATTTTGTCAATGGGGAATGGTCGGTATGGAGTGACGCAGGATAA
- a CDS encoding gliding motility-associated C-terminal domain-containing protein gives MNHFWGALLRPQSAWPAVRALLLLPWISLQVMAQNLVPNHSFESATAYPNAQGQYYLAAPWTNAGVTPATPDYFHQNAWNAYGLPTNAFGFTDPQSGNAVMGLVGYHGVNPYLREYIQCQLTSPMTVGQTYQVSFWVTHGDSSQIYGTQSSGLGVLLSTSPVTATGGTSPNGTPNMIITGNPQFEINSIIWHTSWTQYSFLITPSSAFDYLTIGNFRAPGNIQTQMVDPTVINATYYYLDNIQIIPAPPQVYGDTILCLGDSARLWAIGEPQNAWADSLDPGTIISTNDEVWVQPDSSTRYFWYGPNDTLSVWVQVQDPSLYQSFTLGTDTALCEGDTLTLSVDLPTSFTVWQSQYPDSIFWVADTGVYWVDYASECGLYSDTLHVHFTSEPIMDLGPDTLICTGAPWVLDVSYPHATYEWQDGSHTPQMIVSNSGTYHATLTDHCGQTASDTIAIEYQYPPQFELGNDTSICPGTVLTLEVPADQGTILWQDSSDAATFAVENPGQYWVRIQNACGDWQSDSINILLDPIGPIFELPDDTLLCEGQTLMLSASFPQSTYLWQDGSTQNFQLISQAGIYHLTITDRCGQEGVDSLEATYLPNPHLDLGNDTVLCVGDLLWLDASFAGASYVWQDQSTQAQFPVDTPGIYGVSLNHYCGSLMDTIEVFAPPVAAELLGPDTTICPNPPLVLDVGMPFAQYLWQDGSTLPAQTVLQPGLYTISIQHTCGTYLDTQFIQFHPYPIAHLGTDTSLCPGDTLWLQSPDSGVTYVWQDGSTDSVLMVTLPGDYQVEVWNQCGMRADGISIWEADCQCQMFIPNIFTPNGDQLNEAFLAKSSCLPQSFQLSIFNQWGQQVFFSNQMQGSWDGRFRGIPVPEGVYIYRISYQFEDQPKHMRSGSITLIR, from the coding sequence ATGAACCACTTCTGGGGCGCATTGCTACGTCCACAATCCGCATGGCCTGCCGTCCGGGCCCTGCTTCTGCTGCCTTGGATTTCCTTGCAAGTCATGGCCCAAAACTTGGTTCCCAACCATAGCTTTGAATCAGCCACAGCCTACCCCAATGCACAAGGACAATACTATCTTGCCGCCCCCTGGACAAACGCTGGAGTAACTCCCGCCACTCCAGATTATTTCCATCAAAATGCATGGAACGCCTATGGATTGCCGACCAATGCATTTGGCTTCACTGATCCTCAATCTGGGAATGCTGTCATGGGATTGGTGGGATATCACGGGGTCAATCCATATCTCCGCGAGTATATCCAGTGCCAGCTGACAAGTCCCATGACGGTCGGGCAAACCTATCAGGTATCATTTTGGGTAACGCATGGGGATTCGAGCCAGATTTATGGAACCCAAAGCTCGGGACTCGGGGTTTTGCTATCCACCAGTCCTGTAACCGCTACCGGAGGAACTTCCCCCAATGGCACCCCCAACATGATCATCACAGGCAATCCACAATTTGAAATCAACAGTATCATTTGGCATACAAGCTGGACCCAATACTCCTTCCTCATTACCCCTAGTTCAGCATTTGACTACCTCACCATCGGGAATTTCAGAGCACCCGGCAATATCCAGACCCAGATGGTCGATCCCACTGTCATCAACGCCACCTACTATTATCTCGACAATATCCAGATCATCCCAGCCCCTCCGCAGGTCTATGGAGATACCATCCTTTGCTTAGGAGATTCTGCCAGACTGTGGGCGATCGGAGAGCCTCAAAATGCATGGGCGGATAGCCTCGATCCCGGTACCATTATTTCCACAAACGATGAGGTTTGGGTACAACCTGACTCATCCACTCGGTATTTTTGGTACGGCCCAAATGATACCCTGTCGGTCTGGGTACAGGTACAGGACCCTAGTCTCTACCAGAGCTTTACCTTGGGGACCGACACCGCCCTCTGCGAGGGAGATACCCTAACCCTTTCGGTGGATCTCCCGACTTCCTTTACTGTTTGGCAAAGCCAATATCCCGACTCGATATTCTGGGTGGCTGATACAGGCGTCTACTGGGTGGATTATGCATCGGAATGCGGGTTGTACTCGGATACCCTCCATGTGCATTTCACTTCTGAACCTATCATGGATTTGGGGCCAGATACCCTAATCTGCACTGGAGCTCCTTGGGTCCTGGATGTCTCCTATCCCCATGCTACCTACGAATGGCAAGATGGTTCTCATACGCCCCAAATGATCGTATCAAACTCAGGTACCTACCATGCCACCCTCACCGATCATTGCGGCCAAACCGCCAGCGATACGATTGCAATCGAATATCAATATCCTCCTCAATTCGAGCTTGGCAATGACACCTCCATCTGCCCGGGGACCGTATTGACGTTGGAAGTTCCAGCAGATCAGGGCACGATCCTTTGGCAGGACAGTTCCGATGCGGCAACATTCGCAGTTGAAAATCCGGGGCAATATTGGGTGCGGATTCAAAATGCCTGCGGAGATTGGCAATCTGATTCGATCAATATCCTGCTAGATCCGATCGGGCCCATTTTTGAACTACCCGATGACACCCTCCTTTGCGAAGGCCAAACCCTGATGCTGTCGGCTTCCTTCCCCCAATCAACCTATCTATGGCAGGACGGCTCCACCCAGAACTTTCAGCTCATCTCTCAAGCGGGAATCTACCATCTGACCATTACCGATCGTTGCGGCCAAGAAGGGGTCGATTCTTTGGAGGCAACTTATCTCCCAAATCCTCATCTGGATTTGGGCAATGACACGGTACTTTGCGTAGGAGATCTCCTGTGGCTGGATGCCTCCTTCGCAGGCGCATCGTATGTGTGGCAAGATCAATCCACCCAGGCTCAATTCCCGGTAGACACGCCCGGGATCTACGGGGTCTCACTGAATCATTATTGCGGAAGTCTCATGGATACGATCGAGGTTTTTGCACCGCCTGTAGCTGCTGAACTTTTAGGACCTGACACGACGATCTGTCCCAATCCGCCACTGGTGCTGGACGTGGGGATGCCATTCGCCCAATACCTCTGGCAGGATGGTTCGACCTTGCCCGCCCAGACAGTTTTGCAACCGGGGCTTTATACGATTTCTATCCAACACACTTGCGGGACTTATTTGGACACCCAATTCATCCAATTTCATCCCTACCCGATCGCCCATCTTGGCACTGATACTTCCCTCTGTCCCGGCGATACGTTGTGGCTCCAGTCGCCTGATTCTGGCGTGACCTACGTGTGGCAGGATGGATCTACCGATTCCGTGTTGATGGTGACCCTCCCGGGCGATTACCAAGTGGAAGTATGGAATCAATGCGGAATGCGTGCAGATGGGATCAGCATTTGGGAAGCAGATTGCCAATGCCAGATGTTTATACCCAATATATTCACCCCCAATGGCGACCAACTCAATGAGGCATTTCTAGCCAAATCCAGCTGCCTGCCCCAATCTTTCCAGCTCTCCATTTTCAATCAATGGGGACAACAGGTCTTCTTCTCCAATCAGATGCAGGGGTCTTGGGATGGTAGATTTAGGGGCATCCCCGTCCCCGAGGGCGTCTATATCTATCGGATCTCCTATCAATTCGAGGACCAACCCAAACACATGCGTTCGGGAAGCATTACGCTCATTCGGTAG
- a CDS encoding nucleoside phosphorylase has protein sequence MSQTELILNPDSSIYHLGLKPGELAKKIIFVGDPARVDRVAEHFEDVTIRRKKREFHTVTGIYKSTPISVISTGIGTDNIDIVWNEIDALFNVNFSDQTVKESLTSLKVLRLGTCGGLQPHIPVGTVVYSRFAIGADAMMQYYAQERTVSHATLEEKLSEFVKKRLGLRVRMYGSVGSGSLERLIHEHYPQVESGITFTAAGFYGPQGRSLGRIPLLKQDLIDGVSKFSFGDREVLNMEMETSGILGLSQALGHRAGSLSVILANRRTGEFSEDPTGHIEDLIQKGLHILHKW, from the coding sequence ATGAGTCAGACAGAACTGATCCTCAATCCAGACTCCTCCATCTATCATTTGGGTCTCAAACCCGGAGAACTCGCCAAAAAGATCATTTTTGTCGGAGATCCGGCCCGTGTGGATCGAGTGGCTGAACATTTCGAGGATGTAACAATTCGACGCAAAAAACGCGAATTTCACACCGTTACAGGGATTTACAAGTCCACACCGATATCGGTGATCTCCACAGGAATCGGTACCGACAACATAGATATTGTCTGGAACGAAATCGACGCATTGTTTAATGTGAATTTTTCGGACCAAACCGTAAAAGAATCACTTACTTCGCTCAAAGTGCTTCGTTTGGGCACATGCGGAGGGCTCCAGCCCCACATTCCGGTGGGGACCGTCGTCTATTCTCGCTTTGCCATTGGGGCGGACGCCATGATGCAATATTATGCCCAAGAACGGACCGTATCGCACGCAACCCTAGAGGAAAAGCTTTCGGAATTCGTCAAAAAAAGATTGGGACTGCGTGTACGCATGTATGGCTCGGTAGGTTCAGGAAGCCTTGAACGCCTCATCCATGAACATTATCCCCAAGTCGAATCGGGCATCACCTTCACCGCAGCAGGATTCTATGGGCCTCAAGGAAGATCTCTTGGTCGAATCCCCTTGCTCAAGCAGGACTTGATCGATGGGGTGTCGAAATTCAGTTTTGGGGATCGAGAGGTATTGAATATGGAGATGGAGACCTCGGGTATCTTGGGCTTGAGTCAAGCTCTTGGGCATCGTGCAGGATCGTTGTCTGTGATTTTGGCCAATCGTCGCACAGGTGAATTCTCCGAAGATCCTACCGGACATATTGAGGATTTGATCCAAAAAGGGCTCCATATCCTCCACAAGTGGTAA
- a CDS encoding Fic family protein — protein MDQFISGQQIHQGYYQSFQPCMIHRKWNITDMELLSLLGKADRQLGKLDMFSSFVPNIELFISMHVLKEATQSSKIEGTKTNIEDLLMDQPDVDVEKRDDWEEVQNYIKALHHGLNRLSDLPLSARLMRETHQILLQGVRGTNKLPGEFRNSQNWIGGASINDATFVPPHHSTIGDYMSDLERFIHDEQNFFPELLKIALIHYQFETIHPFLDGNGRLGRLFIVMYLVDKGLLQRPILYLSDFFERNKGLYYDNLMRVRTHSDIRQWFKFFLVGVIETASFASQTFEEILQLKQQSEKDIQVLGNRIPSALKVLEHLFKRPLVNASMVQSITGLSSPSAYRLLNDLEKLGILEEVSGRKRKRVYIFRSYLSLFESPQP, from the coding sequence ATGGACCAATTCATCTCCGGGCAACAAATTCATCAAGGGTATTATCAGAGTTTTCAACCCTGTATGATTCACCGAAAATGGAACATCACGGACATGGAGCTTTTGAGCTTGCTGGGGAAAGCAGATCGACAATTAGGAAAGCTGGATATGTTCTCCTCCTTTGTTCCCAACATCGAGTTATTTATCAGTATGCACGTCCTGAAGGAAGCCACTCAATCCAGTAAAATCGAGGGGACCAAAACCAATATCGAGGATTTGCTGATGGATCAACCGGATGTTGACGTTGAAAAAAGGGATGACTGGGAAGAAGTTCAAAACTACATCAAAGCCCTTCATCATGGATTAAATCGACTGTCTGATCTTCCACTGTCAGCACGATTGATGCGTGAAACCCATCAGATCCTTCTACAAGGAGTGAGAGGCACGAATAAACTACCAGGAGAGTTTCGCAATAGCCAGAATTGGATTGGTGGTGCCTCCATCAATGATGCGACCTTTGTTCCCCCTCATCACTCGACCATTGGGGATTACATGAGCGACCTTGAACGATTCATTCACGATGAGCAGAACTTCTTTCCTGAATTGCTCAAGATTGCGCTGATCCACTATCAATTCGAAACCATCCACCCTTTCCTTGACGGAAATGGGAGGCTCGGCCGCTTGTTCATCGTCATGTATCTTGTGGACAAAGGCCTTTTACAGAGACCGATTCTCTATTTGTCTGATTTTTTCGAGCGCAATAAGGGATTGTACTATGACAATTTGATGAGAGTCCGAACGCATAGCGATATCAGGCAATGGTTCAAATTCTTTCTGGTGGGGGTTATCGAAACGGCCAGTTTTGCCAGTCAGACCTTTGAGGAAATTTTGCAACTCAAGCAACAGAGCGAAAAGGACATTCAAGTCTTAGGAAATCGTATTCCAAGCGCTTTGAAAGTCTTGGAACATCTATTCAAGCGACCCTTGGTCAATGCCTCCATGGTTCAGTCCATCACAGGACTCTCTTCGCCTTCAGCCTACCGGCTGCTCAATGATCTGGAAAAGCTGGGAATTCTGGAAGAAGTAAGCGGGCGAAAACGGAAACGCGTCTACATTTTCAGGTCCTATCTGTCGCTTTTCGAATCGCCTCAACCTTAG
- a CDS encoding alpha/beta hydrolase: protein MHAYDLRVFQLTMMDSTPISYEYMPLLGKTAEFARLSESGVPAHFYGANGFPSACYLNFLEPIRKNYELESLSLRACWPEIGKPPRQVNWQRYADDLIAFLDERNRGPIVGIGHSQGATATLMAAAMRPDLFQSIILIEPASIPKHLSKLAAMVPFSIKRTQEPVKSALARPDKWTSREAFVDWVHGYRAYRRLAESSIQNWADYGLRAQDGYLSNRFSKEWEAANYAKPQYVLDYVKEVFLPIKVIVGKPSLFLNPKMRNKWKAMSANTEWVEAYQYGHLFPLEAPDVCAEHVMG from the coding sequence ATGCATGCATACGATCTTCGTGTTTTCCAATTGACGATGATGGATTCTACGCCGATTTCTTACGAATACATGCCCCTATTGGGCAAAACAGCCGAATTTGCCCGATTGTCTGAGTCGGGAGTTCCTGCCCATTTCTATGGGGCAAATGGATTTCCCTCGGCTTGCTATCTCAATTTTCTGGAGCCGATTCGGAAAAACTACGAGCTGGAATCCCTTTCCCTCCGGGCATGCTGGCCAGAGATCGGCAAACCCCCACGGCAAGTCAATTGGCAACGCTATGCCGATGATCTGATCGCTTTTTTGGACGAGCGGAACCGAGGTCCGATTGTGGGAATTGGTCATTCGCAGGGAGCCACGGCAACATTAATGGCGGCTGCGATGCGCCCAGATCTATTCCAATCGATCATCCTCATCGAGCCGGCATCGATTCCCAAGCATCTGTCCAAATTGGCCGCGATGGTGCCTTTCAGCATCAAGCGTACGCAGGAACCTGTGAAATCTGCCCTCGCAAGACCAGACAAATGGACCTCTCGGGAGGCGTTTGTGGATTGGGTCCACGGGTATCGTGCCTATCGGAGACTTGCGGAATCCTCCATTCAGAACTGGGCTGATTATGGACTACGCGCTCAAGACGGCTATTTGTCCAACCGATTTTCCAAGGAATGGGAAGCCGCGAATTATGCCAAGCCCCAATACGTGCTCGATTACGTCAAGGAAGTCTTTCTACCCATCAAGGTGATCGTGGGCAAACCCTCGCTGTTTCTCAATCCCAAAATGCGCAACAAATGGAAAGCCATGTCCGCCAATACCGAATGGGTGGAAGCCTACCAATATGGCCATCTTTTCCCGCTGGAAGCACCAGATGTGTGTGCCGAACATGTGATGGGGTAG
- a CDS encoding DUF2306 domain-containing protein, whose translation MKGLRRIGKRGLGGLGVLMIVLTGVMIARRSIGYVPPVFEGFLHDKGSFFWSTPYFVAFFLHISVSPIILMLGLFQFSHSLQRRISLHRALGKTYVSLILLVSAPSAMVMALYATGGIWVNACFVLLSLGWWLSTWKGFQTIRQGHLEGHRLWMIRSYTLTTSAVWLRVFSFLLWKCTDLPTSESYPIAAWGSWLLPLILVECWLRMSPKSSTQAH comes from the coding sequence ATGAAGGGATTGCGTCGAATTGGGAAAAGGGGACTAGGTGGACTGGGCGTGTTGATGATCGTCCTGACAGGCGTGATGATCGCTCGTCGAAGCATCGGGTATGTGCCGCCAGTGTTTGAAGGGTTCTTGCATGACAAAGGCTCCTTCTTTTGGTCAACGCCCTATTTCGTGGCTTTCTTCCTGCATATCTCGGTGAGTCCGATCATCCTGATGCTTGGGCTGTTCCAATTCTCCCATAGCCTGCAACGACGAATTTCTCTCCATCGAGCCTTGGGCAAAACCTACGTCTCGCTCATTCTGTTGGTCTCAGCGCCAAGCGCAATGGTCATGGCATTGTATGCGACAGGCGGCATTTGGGTGAATGCGTGTTTCGTCCTGCTGTCTTTGGGATGGTGGCTGAGTACTTGGAAAGGGTTTCAGACCATTCGCCAAGGCCATCTTGAGGGACACCGTCTTTGGATGATCCGGAGCTATACACTGACTACTTCTGCGGTGTGGCTTCGGGTTTTCAGTTTTTTGCTGTGGAAATGTACCGATTTACCGACCTCTGAAAGCTATCCGATCGCTGCTTGGGGGAGTTGGCTGTTGCCATTGATCTTGGTGGAATGCTGGCTCCGAATGTCTCCCAAAAGTTCCACGCAGGCACATTGA
- a CDS encoding gliding motility-associated C-terminal domain-containing protein: MKLRIAWVTILWVSIGPAWGQSWISNPDFETYTTLPTGLSQLTNATGWFSPIGTSPDYFHTLSTNPLTGMSNSFANLAPQSGQGIAGFISFMYHNEYREFITTIFTNPLTTGDKYELSFWMTNGNPTHGASCSIDGVGALLSVGHPPGNMTPMVGTVPMPTSKLVSLPNQFYNPQWEQIKLRFRADQPYTHLTVGSFYGHALIDTASVNPGICITTYLFVDNFNLDVIPPITGTSPICPEQLDTLVALNWSGNLRWSLDDSFQTILSQDDTLIVAPSQTTTYWVADGPDTNSFTVVVDSISVDLGPDILLCPNTTVDLAVTSAYSSLVWDDQSVLPIRSVGTPGVYWVDVASPMCTARDSIEVWTPPFPTVELGPDSTICPGDSGILIPLATSGHLLWQDQSTDSQFSFTGVGHYWVTLTDTCGNQASDSLLFSEIPPLALDLGGDTLICPGTSWFISAASQAIDYLWQDGSDDQTYLIDTGGQYWVTQSDQCGRNITDSIWVAEVAIPDLDLGPDTVWCSGDTFRIQFPQDFLSIRWEDGSDAFDRQLTKPGLYSFEAQHICRAFSDTLQLSPSPWDEPWVSVDSILCPETPWTVDLAEPYSTYLWQDGTSDATYQIARAGTYLVEISHPCGNAIHEFHMDIDSPPIADLGDDLEICPGDTLWLSSPHPGATYLWQDGATHDRIPVVEAGSYSLLVQDACESSLDAIEVWEGACECNLYIPSAFSPNSDAVNQTFSTKSQCPFLSFRLNIFNAWGGVIFESTDPDQSWDGAFQGIPVPEGVYIYRISYQFEDQPKHMRSGSITLIR, encoded by the coding sequence ATGAAGCTACGCATTGCTTGGGTAACGATTTTGTGGGTATCCATCGGTCCTGCTTGGGGCCAATCATGGATTTCCAATCCTGATTTTGAGACTTACACGACACTTCCAACAGGACTTTCTCAACTGACCAATGCCACGGGGTGGTTTTCCCCCATCGGAACTTCTCCTGATTATTTCCATACTTTATCTACCAATCCACTCACCGGAATGTCCAACAGTTTCGCCAATTTGGCCCCACAATCGGGGCAAGGAATTGCGGGATTCATTTCCTTCATGTATCACAATGAATATCGAGAATTCATTACGACGATCTTTACCAATCCTCTGACGACCGGAGATAAATACGAGCTCTCCTTCTGGATGACCAACGGCAATCCTACGCATGGAGCAAGCTGTAGTATTGATGGAGTTGGAGCCCTGCTATCGGTCGGGCATCCTCCCGGCAATATGACCCCAATGGTCGGCACGGTACCCATGCCCACCAGCAAGCTCGTCTCCCTTCCCAATCAGTTTTACAATCCCCAGTGGGAGCAAATCAAGTTGAGATTTCGGGCTGATCAACCCTATACGCATTTGACGGTAGGGAGCTTTTACGGACATGCACTCATTGATACTGCTTCTGTCAATCCCGGCATTTGCATCACGACCTACCTATTTGTCGACAATTTCAACTTGGATGTCATTCCCCCGATTACAGGAACCTCCCCAATTTGTCCAGAGCAATTGGACACCCTCGTAGCACTCAATTGGTCCGGAAACCTTCGCTGGAGTCTTGACGATTCCTTTCAGACAATCCTATCACAAGACGACACCTTGATCGTGGCCCCTTCTCAAACGACTACCTATTGGGTGGCAGATGGTCCAGACACCAATAGTTTTACCGTCGTGGTAGATTCTATTTCGGTAGATCTAGGCCCTGATATCCTGTTGTGTCCCAATACCACGGTGGATCTTGCGGTTACCTCAGCTTACTCCTCACTCGTATGGGATGATCAATCTGTTTTACCGATCCGGTCCGTGGGCACCCCAGGAGTTTATTGGGTGGATGTCGCGAGCCCGATGTGCACGGCGAGGGACTCCATCGAAGTTTGGACTCCTCCCTTCCCCACTGTGGAGTTAGGGCCCGATTCGACGATATGCCCCGGAGATTCGGGCATTTTGATTCCTCTTGCCACCTCAGGCCATCTGTTATGGCAGGATCAATCCACCGACTCCCAGTTTTCATTCACAGGAGTTGGGCACTATTGGGTCACCTTGACGGATACTTGTGGAAATCAAGCTTCAGATTCGCTCCTATTTTCCGAAATCCCTCCCCTAGCCCTAGACCTTGGAGGCGATACCTTGATTTGTCCCGGAACCTCTTGGTTCATTTCTGCCGCTTCTCAGGCCATCGACTATCTTTGGCAAGATGGATCTGATGACCAAACCTATCTCATTGATACAGGGGGCCAATATTGGGTCACCCAGTCCGACCAATGCGGGCGAAATATCACCGACTCGATTTGGGTAGCGGAAGTCGCCATCCCCGACCTGGATTTGGGGCCGGACACTGTGTGGTGCTCAGGGGATACCTTTAGGATTCAGTTTCCGCAAGACTTTCTATCTATCCGCTGGGAAGATGGCTCCGACGCATTCGACCGGCAACTCACTAAACCGGGTTTATACAGCTTCGAGGCCCAGCATATTTGCCGGGCATTTTCGGATACCTTGCAGCTTTCCCCGTCTCCTTGGGATGAACCTTGGGTCTCAGTCGATTCAATTTTATGTCCAGAAACACCGTGGACCGTTGACTTGGCGGAGCCTTATTCAACCTATCTATGGCAGGATGGAACTTCCGATGCAACCTATCAAATCGCCAGAGCCGGAACCTACCTAGTGGAAATCAGCCATCCTTGTGGCAATGCCATCCATGAATTCCACATGGATATCGACTCCCCTCCAATAGCCGATTTGGGCGATGACCTAGAGATCTGCCCGGGTGATACCCTCTGGCTTTCCAGTCCTCATCCTGGTGCCACCTACCTGTGGCAAGATGGGGCTACCCATGATCGAATCCCTGTTGTCGAGGCGGGAAGTTATTCATTGCTGGTACAAGATGCCTGCGAAAGCTCCCTAGATGCTATCGAAGTTTGGGAAGGTGCTTGCGAATGCAATCTGTACATCCCCTCTGCATTTTCGCCCAATTCCGATGCAGTCAACCAGACCTTCTCCACAAAATCCCAATGCCCGTTTCTATCCTTCCGATTGAACATTTTCAACGCTTGGGGTGGGGTAATTTTTGAGAGCACAGATCCAGACCAATCATGGGATGGGGCCTTCCAAGGCATCCCCGTCCCCGAGGGCGTCTATATCTATCGGATCTCCTATCAATTTGAGGACCAACCCAAACACATGCGTTCAGGAAGCATTACACTCATTCGGTAG